In Drosophila innubila isolate TH190305 chromosome 2R unlocalized genomic scaffold, UK_Dinn_1.0 1_C_2R, whole genome shotgun sequence, the following are encoded in one genomic region:
- the LOC117785623 gene encoding cytochrome P450 6a2, with protein sequence MLFLIYLVIAICALVAYLVHRNTTYWRDRGIPQDPPHPFYGNTVGFRKNRDLHSIVTDYYNKFRKSGHPFVGFNFLHRRSAFVMDIKLAKNVLIKDFTNFADRGQFHNVRDDPLTGHLFNLDGKRWKEMRQKLSPTFTSGKMKFMFPIVIKVSEEFVNVMSEQVPAKTGGAIIEIKELMARYTTDVIGTCAFGIECNTLRTPETDFRTMSKKAITEMRHGAILTAFHFSFPNLAAKLRMRMIPEDVHQFFMRLVNDTIAYREKEKIKRNDFMEMLIELKQKGTFTLDNGEVVTGLDIGELAAQVFVFYLAGFETSSSTMSYCLYELAQHTDVQDKLREDILRVLEKYDGKLTYECIKDMRYLDQVISETLRLYTIVPFLERKALKDYVVPGHPKYVIAKGTQVIIPATAIHRDEDFYPDPEKFDPDRFSADEVAARDSVEWLPFGDGPRNCVGLRFGQMQARIGMAQLIKNFRFSVCDQTDIPLKYDPMSFVLGTIGGINVRVERV encoded by the exons atgttgtttttaatatatttggtGATCGCGATTTGTGCGTTGGTTGCGTATCTCGTACATCGCAATACAACCTATTGGAGGGATCGGGGAATACCTCAAGATCCACCCCATCCATTCTATGGCAATACGGTTGGATTCAGAAAGAATCGCGACCTGCACAGTATTGTAACTGACTACTATAACAAATTCCGCAAATCGGGACATCCGTTTGTGGGATTCAACTTTCTGCACAGACGAAGTGCCTTCGTAATGGACATCAAATTGGCCAAGAATGTGTTGATTAAGGACTTTACCAATTTTGCCGATCGTGGACAGTTCCACAATGTACGTGATGATCCATTGACCGGTCACCTCTTCAACTTGGATGGCAAACGTTGGAAGGAGATGAGACAGAAGCTCTCACCGACATTCACATCTGGCAAAATGAAGTTCATGTTTCCGATTGTAATCAAGGTTTCTGAGGAGTTCGTTAATGTTATGTCTGAGCAAGTTCCTGCCAAAACTGGAGGTGCTATCATCGAGATCAAAGAACTCATGGCTCGTTACACGACCGATGTCATTGGCACTTGTGCCTTTGGTATTGAATGCAATACTCTACGTACTCCTGAGACCGATTTCCGTACGATGTCCAAGAAAGCCATTACTGAAATGCGTCACGGAGCAATCCTTACGGCTTTCCACTTCAGTTTTCCCAATCTGGCAGCCAAGCTGCGGATGAGGATGATTCCAGAGGATGTTCACCAGTTCTTTATGAGATTGGTAAACGATACAATCGCATATCGGGAAAAGGAGAAGATCAAACGCAATGACTTCATGGAGATGCTGATCGAACTGAAGCAGAAGGGAACCTTCACCTTGGATAATGGTGAAGTGGTCACGGGATTGGACATTGGTGAGCTGGCAGCCCAGGTCTTTGTCTTCTACTTGGCTGGTTTCGAGACTTCCTCATCCACTATGAGCTACTGCCTATATGAGCTGGCTCAGCACACCGATGTTCAGGACAAACTGAGAGAAGATATCTTGAGAGTGCTCGAGAAGTACGATGGAAAACTGACCTATGAATGCATCAAGGATATGCGTTACTTGGATCAGGTGATATCGG AAACCCTTCGCCTTTATACGATCGTACCTTTCCTTGAGCGTAAAGCTCTAAAGGATTACGTTGTTCCTGGTCATCCGAAATACGTGATTGCAAAGGGAACCCAGGTGATAATACCTGCAACTGCTATCCATCGAGATGAAGACTTCTATCCCGATCCTGAGAAGTTCGATCCCGACAGATTCTCAGCTGACGAAGTCGCTGCTCGTGACTCTGTCGAGTGGTTGCCTTTTGGAGATGGCCCGAGGAATTGTGTGGGTCTCCGTTTTGGCCAAATGCAAGCCCGTATCGGAATGGCCCAGCTGATAAAGAACTTTAGGTTCTCAGTTTGTGATCAGACAGATATTCCTCTCAAATACGATCCCATGTCGTTTGTTTTGGGCACAATCGGCGGTATTAACGTACGCGTGGAACGAGTTTAG
- the LOC117785624 gene encoding cytochrome P450 6a2-like, which translates to MWILLYFLFAIPALLAYILYRNLNYWRHRGIPQEPPHPLYGNIEGFKKNRVLHHIHQEYYNKFRKSGFPFVGFHFLHRRSAYIIDTKLAKNVLIKDFANFTDRGLFHNERDDPLSAHLFNLDGKRWKEMRQRLSPTFTSGKMKFMFPTVIKVSEEFVKVMFEQVPAQSEGSIIEIKELMARFTTDVIGCCAFGIECNTLRTPETDFRAMAQKSLTQLRNGKLLTFLIFSFPNLARKLRLRKTCDEVHEFFMRLVQDTMAYREKEKIKRNDFMEMLIEMKQRGSYTLESGEVVKGLNIGELAAQVFVFYLAGFETSSSTMSYCLYELAQHTDIQDKLREEVLSVLENHNGELTYECIKDMHYLDQVISETLRLYTIVPHLERKAMNDYVVPGHPKLVIKKGTPVIIPAAAYHRDEDLYPDPEKFDPDRFLADEVAARDSVEWLPFGDGPRNCVGMRFGQMQTRVGLAQLIRNFRFSVCEKTEIPLNYDPRTFVLGTVNGINLRVELV; encoded by the exons ATGTggattttattgtatttcttgTTTGCGATTCCCGCCTTGCTGGCTTACATTTTATATCGCAACTTGAACTATTGGAGGCATCGTGGAATACCCCAAGAGCCACCGCATCCACTTTACGGCAACATTGAAGGATTTAAAAAGAATCGAGTATTGCACCATATTCACCAGGAATATTACAACAAATTCCGCAAATCTGGCTTTCCATTTGTGGGCTTTCATTTCCTGCATAGGCGAAGTGCCTACATAATCGACACCAAGTTGGCCAAGAACGTTCTCATTAAGGACTTTGCCAACTTTACCGATCGCGGTCTCTTCCACAATGAACGTGACGATCCACTTTCTGCGCATCTATTCAACTTGGATGGCAAGCGTTGGAAGGAGATGAGACAGAGACTGTCCCCCACTTTTACCTCAGGCAAAATGAAGTTCATGTTTCCCACTGTAATTAAAGTTTCCGAGGAATTTGTCAAGGTTATGTTTGAACAAGTTCCTGCCCAATCCGAAGGTTCGATTATTGAGATCAAAGAGCTTATGGCCCGATTCACCACGGACGTCATTGGATGCTGTGCCTTCGGAATTGAGTGCAATACTCTTCGCACTCCCGAAACCGACTTCCGTGCCATGGCACAGAAATCCCTTACCCAGCTTCGTAACGGAAAACTCCTTACGTTTCTCATCTTCAGTTTCCCCAATCTGGCCCGTAAGCTACGATTGAGAAAGACTTGCGACGAAGTTCACGAGTTCTTCATGAGATTGGTTCAGGACACAATGGCATACAGGGAAAAGGAGAAGATCAAGCGCAACGACTTTATGGAGATGCTGATCGAGATGAAGCAGAGGGGAAGTTACACTCTGGAAAGTGGTGAAGTTGTCAAGGGATTAAACATTGGTGAACTGGCAGCCCAAGTCTTTGTCTTCTATTTGGCTGGATTCGAGACTTCCTCATCCACCATGAGCTACTGTTTATATGAGCTTGCCCAGCATACGGATATACAAGACAAACTAAGAGAAGAGGTTTTGAGTGTGCTGGAGAATCACAATGGAGAATTGACCTATGAGTGCATCAAGGATATGCATTACTTGGATCAAGTCATATCGG AAACACTGCGGCTTTATACGATTGTACCCCATCTTGAACGCAAGGCAATGAATGATTACGTTGTTCCTGGTCATCCAAAGTTGGTGATAAAGAAGGGCACTCCGGTAATAATACCTGCAGCTGCCTATCATCGGGATGAAGATCTATATCCTGATCCAGAGAAGTTCGATCCGGACAGATTCTTAGCTGACGAAGTCGCTGCTCGTGACTCTGTCGAGTGGTTGCCTTTTGGAGATGGCCCAAGGAATTGTGTGGGAATGCGTTTTGGCCAAATGCAAACACGTGTTGGCCTGGCCCAGCTAATAAGGAACTTTAGATTCTCGGTGTGCGAAAAGACTGAAATACCCCTTAACTATGATCCGAGGACTTTTGTCTTGGGCACAGTTAATGGCATCAATTTGCGAGTGGAGCTTGTTTAG
- the LOC117785622 gene encoding cytochrome P450 6a2-like, with product MLFIIYLVIAIATLLAYLLYRNTTYWRNRGIPQEPPHPFFGNLIGFRKTRTVHRILEDYYNKFRDTNHPFVGFHFLHRKCAFVLDMKLAKNVLIKDFSNFADRGQFHNVRDDPLTGNIFNLDGKRWKEMRQRLSPTFTSGKMKFMFPIVIKVSEEFVKVMFEEVPAKSEGSIIEIKDLMARFTTDVIGTCAFGIECNTLRTPESDFRKMGSKVFTDLRHGVLLTALTFSFPNLAAKLRMRMMPQDVHEFFMGLVNETIAYREKEKIKRNDFMEMLIEMKQRGSYTLESGEVVEGLNIGELAAQVFVFYLAGFETSSSTMSYCLYELAQHTDIQDKVREEINNVLEQHDGKITYESIKAMHYLDQVISETLRLYTIVPHIERKALHDYVVPGHPNLVIESGTQIIIPAAAYHRNEKFYPDPEKFDPERFSADEVAARDSVEFLAFGDGPRNCIGMRFGQMQTRVGMAQLIKNFKFSVCEKTDIPLTYNPESFVMGTIGGIYLRAERV from the exons ATGTTGTTCATAATATATTTGGTGATCGCGATAGCAACGCTGCTGGCGTATCTTCTGTATCGCAATACAACCTACTGGAGAAATCGGGGAATACCTCAGGAGCCACCACATCCATTCTTTGGCAATCTGATCGGATTCAGAAAGACGCGCACAGTACACAGAATTCTGGAAGATTACTACAATAAATTTCGGGACACCAATCATCCATTTGTGGGATTCCACTTCTTGCATAGGAAATGCGCCTTCGTGTTGGACATGAAATTGGCAAAGAACGTGCTGATTAAGGACTTTTCCAACTTTGCTGATCGTGGTCAGTTCCACAATGTTCGCGATGACCCTTTGACTGGCAATATCTTCAATTTGGATGGCAAACGTTGGAAGGAGATGAGACAGAGATTGTCCCCCACGTTTACATCTGGAAAAATGAAGTTCATGTTTCCGATTGTCATTAAGGTTTCTGAGGAATTCGTCAAGGTTATGTTTGAAGAAGTTCCTGCCAAGTCTGAAGGTTCAATTATCGAGATCAAAGATCTAATGGCTCGCTTCACCACCGATGTCATTGGCACCTGTGCCTTTGGAATTGAGTGCAATACTCTACGTACTCCCGAGTCCGACTTCCGCAAAATGGGAAGCAAGGTCTTCACTGACCTACGACACGGTGTTTTGCTCACCGCACTCACCTTCAGTTTTCCCAATTTGGCAGCCAAGCTGCGAATGCGAATGATGCCTCAAGATGTCCACGAGTTCTTCATGGGTCTAGTTAATGAAACAATAGCATACAGGGAAAAGGAGAAGATCAAGCGCAACGACTTTATGGAGATGCTGATCGAGATGAAGCAGAGGGGAAGCTACACTCTGGAAAGTGGTGAAGTTGTCGAGGGATTAAACATTGGTGAACTGGCAGCCCAAGTCTTTGTCTTCTATTTGGCTGGATTCGAGACTTCCTCCTCAACCATGAGCTACTGTTTGTATGAACTTGCCCAGCACACCGATATTCAGGATAAGGTCAGGGAAGAAATTAACAATGTGCTGGAGCAACATGATGGAAAAATTACATACGAAAGTATTAAAGCTATGCATTACTTGGATCAGGTGATATCAG AAACCCTACGTCTTTACACGATTGTGCCCCACATTGAACGCAAAGCTCTGCATGATTACGTTGTTCCTGGTCATCCCAATTTAGTGATAGAAAGTGGAACTCAGATAATAATACCTGCAGCTGCTTATCACCGCAATGAAAAGTTCTATCCCGATCCTGAGAAGTTTGATCCGGAAAGGTTCTCAGCTGACGAAGTCGCTGCTCGGGACTCTGTGgagtttttggcttttggaGATGGCCCAAGGAATTGTATTGGCATGCGTTTTGGCCAAATGCAAACACGTGTTGGAATGGCTCAACTGATAAAGAACTTCAAGTTCTCAGTTTGTGAGAAGACAGATATTCCTCTTACTTACAATCCCGAATCGTTTGTCATGGGCACAATTGGAGGCATCTATTTGCGTGCCGAGCGAGTTTAa